The proteins below are encoded in one region of Myxococcales bacterium:
- a CDS encoding DEAD/DEAH box helicase: MGHALARFCVTVLPFMPQDFSTFGLQPALIKAIDKLGFTEATPVQTSVIPLLCDGRDVIAQAQTGTGKTAAFALPILQLLEKGHPPPQALILAPTRELALQVADSFTNLAAFLKIRVAAVYGGQAYGPQLRELRSGVDVVVGTPGRILDLVNRKVIKLEALRFLVLDEADQMLSLGFIEDIEEILKGAPKERVSALFSATLPKEIQRLAKNYLTDPEMIKVKANELTAENVEQRYVVVPSRDKKRALVRVLEMENLDRAMIFCDTRAATTQIADGLNTRGFSAAPINGDLSQAQREYVLQGFRDKRISILVATDVAARGLHIDGVSHVINFDVPRDPEIYVHRIGRTGRAGGAGIAISLFTPGERRRLMMIERYTKGELEQGSLPTVKAIRKHRNKLWQDKISAILNDGDVPLEKGLVEKLMHDGHSAEDVAAAALWLARKEEHERPIEEIGELEAEPRSERPRGRRSGPGRSGPPRRAGGPDDRPRRSGSKKPGSGPRPGQGGPRKKPVGGGKPPRPKGKSASKPRKAAHRSS, translated from the coding sequence ATGGGGCATGCATTGGCGCGTTTCTGTGTCACAGTGCTGCCGTTCATGCCTCAGGATTTTTCCACATTTGGTCTACAGCCCGCGCTGATAAAGGCTATCGATAAACTTGGCTTCACCGAAGCCACCCCAGTGCAAACTTCGGTCATTCCTCTGCTTTGTGACGGACGCGACGTGATCGCCCAAGCACAAACCGGCACCGGAAAAACAGCTGCCTTTGCACTTCCGATTTTACAGCTTCTTGAAAAAGGCCATCCACCACCGCAAGCTTTAATCTTGGCCCCAACGCGCGAGCTTGCGCTACAAGTCGCCGATTCTTTTACGAATCTCGCAGCTTTTCTCAAAATACGCGTCGCAGCCGTGTACGGCGGGCAAGCCTACGGACCGCAGCTGCGTGAGCTTCGCTCCGGCGTTGATGTTGTCGTCGGAACCCCCGGTCGTATTTTGGACTTGGTGAATCGCAAAGTCATCAAACTCGAAGCGTTGCGCTTTTTGGTGCTGGATGAAGCCGACCAAATGCTAAGCCTTGGTTTCATCGAAGACATCGAAGAGATCCTCAAAGGCGCGCCCAAAGAACGAGTCTCGGCGCTTTTCTCGGCCACCTTGCCCAAAGAGATTCAACGGCTCGCGAAAAACTATTTGACCGATCCAGAAATGATCAAAGTCAAAGCAAACGAGCTGACTGCCGAGAACGTTGAGCAGCGCTACGTGGTCGTGCCCAGCCGCGACAAAAAGCGCGCCTTGGTGCGTGTGCTTGAAATGGAAAACCTCGATCGCGCCATGATCTTTTGCGATACGCGCGCAGCCACCACACAAATCGCCGATGGTCTAAACACACGCGGTTTTTCGGCCGCCCCCATCAACGGCGATTTATCACAAGCCCAGCGCGAATACGTGCTGCAAGGCTTTCGCGACAAGCGCATTTCAATCCTTGTGGCCACCGACGTTGCAGCGCGTGGTCTTCACATCGATGGCGTCTCACACGTCATCAACTTTGATGTACCGCGCGATCCAGAAATCTACGTGCATCGCATCGGTCGCACCGGCCGTGCAGGCGGCGCCGGCATTGCTATTTCGCTTTTCACGCCGGGTGAGCGACGTCGATTGATGATGATTGAGCGCTACACCAAAGGCGAGCTTGAACAAGGCAGCCTGCCGACCGTCAAAGCCATTCGCAAGCACCGCAACAAACTTTGGCAAGACAAAATCAGCGCCATCCTCAACGATGGCGACGTGCCACTTGAAAAAGGCCTCGTTGAAAAACTCATGCACGACGGGCACAGCGCAGAAGATGTTGCTGCCGCAGCGCTATGGCTAGCGCGCAAAGAAGAGCACGAACGTCCGATTGAAGAAATCGGCGAGCTTGAAGCCGAACCACGTTCAGAACGACCCCGCGGACGCCGAAGCGGACCGGGCAGATCAGGACCTCCACGTCGCGCTGGCGGCCCCGATGATCGCCCCAGGCGAAGCGGAAGCAAAAAACCCGGCAGTGGCCCTCGGCCAGGCCAGGGCGGTCCAAGGAAAAAACCAGTCGGTGGCGGCAAACCCCCACGCCCCAAGGGCAAAAGCGCTTCGAAACCACGAAAAGCGGCCCACCGCTCGTCCTAG